Proteins encoded by one window of Candidatus Woesearchaeota archaeon:
- a CDS encoding DUF4209 domain-containing protein: MEQEELIDIKPTLKSGLDFVIEQSDYLTGIHILMPYIEELIRRIVKKAGKVEVVLEQHKTKFFRCIMLDGLLENENVKEVIGVDFQKSLKVLLTDRDQVNLRNELLHGRLPSDKINEAETVFVSYCILKLLKILKDFRKEIPQ, translated from the coding sequence ATTAAGCCAACTCTTAAATCTGGTCTCGATTTTGTTATAGAACAATCAGATTATTTAACAGGTATTCACATACTAATGCCATATATAGAAGAACTGATAAGGCGAATAGTAAAAAAAGCAGGTAAGGTTGAGGTCGTTTTAGAACAGCATAAGACTAAGTTTTTTAGATGTATAATGTTAGATGGTTTATTAGAAAATGAAAATGTTAAAGAAGTTATAGGCGTAGATTTTCAAAAATCATTAAAAGTCTTATTAACCGATAGAGACCAAGTTAATCTAAGAAATGAGCTTTTACATGGTAGATTACCCTCTGACAAGATAAATGAAGCAGAAACTGTATTTGTTTCCTATTGTATACTCAAATTATTAAAAATTCTAAAAGATTTTCGCAAGGAGATACCCCAATGA